A genomic region of Homo sapiens chromosome 4, GRCh38.p14 Primary Assembly contains the following coding sequences:
- the MRFAP1L2 gene encoding MORF4 family associated protein 1 like 2 isoform X1 encodes MRPVDADEAREPREEPGSPLSPAPRAGRENLASLERERARAHWRARRKLLEIQSLLDAIKSEVEAEERGARAPAPRPRAEAEERVARLCAEAERKAAEAARMGRRIVELHQRIAGCECC; translated from the coding sequence ATGCGGCCCGTGGACGCGGACGAGGCGCGGGAGCCCCGCGAGGAGCCGGGCAGCCCGCTGAGCCCCGCGCCCCGCGCCGGCCGCGAGAACCTGGCCTCCCTGGAGCGCGAGCGCGCCCGGGCGCACTGGCGGGCCCGCAGGAAGCTGCTGGAGATCCAGAGCCTGCTCGACGCCATCAAGAGTGAGGTGGAGGCAGAGGAGCGGGGCGCCCGGGCCCCAGCACCCCGCCCGCGTGCGGAGGCTGAGGAGCGGGTGGCTCGGCTGTGCGCCGAAGCAGAGAGGAAGGCTGCGGAGGCGGCGCGGATGGGCAGGCGGATCGTGGAGCTGCACCAGCGGATCGCCGGCTGCGAGTGCTGCTGA